In a single window of the bacterium genome:
- a CDS encoding acetyl-CoA C-acyltransferase — MRDVVIVDGVRSAIGRYGGALRDVRADDLAARMIESIVQRNTLDPAEIEDVVMGCTNQAGEDNRNVARMAVLLAGLPDGVPGQTVNRLCGSGMQAVHAAARAIAGGDGDVYLAGGVESMTRAPFVMGKPAHAFPRGTQVLQDTTIGWRFPNPRLEERFPLYSMGETAENVAERYGISREEQDEFAVESQRRAAAAQREGRLAEEIVPVTVARARGDATVVDTDEHPRPDTTFETLATLRPAFRPAGTVTAGNSSGINDGAACLLVTSAEWAERHGRRPLARIAAMAAAGVDPSYMGIGPVPATQKALIRAGRTLDEIDLIELNEAFASQVLACVRDLGIDRSRLNVNGGAIALGHPIGASGARLLLTLVREMDRRRARWGLATMCIGVGQGIATIVEGLA, encoded by the coding sequence ATGCGGGACGTGGTGATTGTCGACGGCGTGCGGAGTGCGATCGGCCGCTACGGCGGCGCGCTGCGCGACGTCAGGGCGGACGACCTCGCGGCCAGGATGATCGAATCGATCGTCCAGCGCAACACGCTCGACCCGGCCGAGATCGAGGACGTCGTGATGGGCTGCACCAATCAGGCGGGCGAGGACAACCGCAACGTCGCGCGCATGGCGGTGCTGCTGGCCGGCCTGCCGGACGGCGTCCCCGGACAGACCGTCAACCGGCTCTGCGGATCGGGGATGCAGGCCGTCCACGCCGCGGCGCGTGCGATCGCCGGCGGCGACGGCGACGTGTATCTCGCGGGCGGCGTGGAGAGCATGACCCGCGCGCCGTTCGTGATGGGCAAGCCGGCGCACGCGTTTCCCCGCGGCACGCAGGTCCTGCAAGATACGACGATCGGCTGGCGCTTTCCGAACCCGCGGCTCGAGGAGCGCTTCCCGCTCTACAGCATGGGCGAGACCGCGGAAAACGTGGCGGAGCGGTACGGCATCTCGCGCGAGGAGCAGGACGAGTTTGCCGTGGAGAGCCAGCGGCGCGCCGCCGCCGCGCAGCGGGAGGGCCGCCTCGCGGAAGAGATCGTCCCGGTCACCGTCGCGCGGGCCCGCGGCGACGCCACCGTCGTCGACACCGATGAACATCCGCGGCCGGACACGACCTTCGAGACCCTTGCGACGCTGCGCCCGGCGTTTCGGCCGGCCGGCACCGTCACGGCGGGCAACTCCTCGGGCATCAACGACGGCGCCGCGTGCCTGCTCGTGACCTCCGCGGAATGGGCGGAGCGGCACGGCCGCCGGCCGCTCGCGCGGATCGCCGCGATGGCCGCCGCGGGCGTCGATCCATCGTATATGGGCATCGGCCCGGTGCCCGCGACGCAGAAGGCGCTGATCCGCGCCGGGCGCACGCTCGACGAGATCGATCTGATCGAGCTCAACGAGGCGTTCGCGTCGCAGGTGCTGGCCTGCGTCCGCGATCTTGGCATCGACCGGTCCCGGCTCAACGTGAACGGCGGAGCGATCGCCCTCGGCCATCCGATCGGCGCGAGCGGCGCCCGCCTGCTCCTCACGCTGGTCCGCGAGATGGACCGGCGGCGCGCGCGGTGGGGGCTCGCGACGATGTGCATCGGCGTCGGCCAGGGGATCGCGACGATCGTCGAAGGGCTCGCCTAG
- a CDS encoding enoyl-CoA hydratase-related protein, which translates to MYETVLTEDREGVRVITLNRPDVLNAFDAKLGEELLDALAKADGDAQVRCVVLTGAGRAFCSGADLRGHTPGETSLGALLRARYNRIILRLRTTEKPVVAAVNGVAAGAGCNLALAADLRVASDRASFIEVFTRVGLIPDSGGTWLLPRFVGVGRALEMMFFAEPVDAAASERLGLVNRVVPADDLMPRALEWAARLAQGPTRAYGLIKRGVDRALALDLRGALEYEAYLQEIAGRSEDHREGVAAFLAKRAPAYVGR; encoded by the coding sequence ATGTACGAAACGGTGCTGACCGAGGATCGCGAGGGCGTGCGGGTGATCACGCTCAACCGGCCCGACGTGCTCAACGCCTTCGACGCCAAGCTGGGCGAGGAGCTGTTGGACGCGCTCGCCAAGGCCGACGGCGACGCGCAGGTGCGCTGCGTCGTGCTGACGGGCGCGGGCCGCGCCTTTTGCTCCGGCGCCGACCTGCGCGGACACACGCCGGGGGAAACCTCGCTCGGCGCGCTGCTGCGCGCGCGGTATAACCGGATCATCCTCCGTCTGCGGACGACGGAGAAGCCCGTCGTCGCCGCGGTCAACGGCGTCGCCGCCGGCGCAGGCTGCAACCTCGCGCTGGCCGCCGACCTGCGCGTGGCGTCGGACCGGGCCAGCTTCATCGAGGTGTTCACGCGGGTCGGCCTGATTCCGGACTCGGGCGGCACGTGGCTGCTGCCGCGGTTCGTAGGCGTCGGACGCGCGCTCGAGATGATGTTCTTTGCAGAGCCGGTGGACGCGGCCGCCTCCGAGCGGCTGGGGCTCGTGAACCGGGTGGTGCCGGCGGACGACCTGATGCCGCGCGCGCTGGAGTGGGCCGCGCGGCTCGCCCAGGGACCGACGCGGGCCTACGGGCTGATCAAGCGGGGCGTGGACCGCGCCCTCGCTCTCGACCTGCGCGGGGCGCTCGAATACGAGGCCTACCTTCAGGAGATCGCCGGCCGGTCCGAGGATCACCGCGAGGGCGTGGCGGCGTTCCTCGCCAAACGGGCGCCGGCGTACGTGGGACGCTAA
- a CDS encoding uracil-DNA glycosylase — MTAASTTPTASISRLPAASRPARPLPARGDSLRAVAREVVACARCPRLRRHCEAVAAVRKREFSACTYWGRPVPGFGDPASRLLIVGLAPAAHGANRTGRMFTGDRSGDWLFRAMHRAGFASQPTSVRRGDGLRLIDAYLTAPVRCAPPLNKPAPAEIARCLPFLERELALLRRVRVVVALGRIGFDVCRRVFASRGVPTRSLRFGHGAAYNLGPHGPVLIASYHPSRQNTNTGRLTEPMLDAVFERARAVLEAGA; from the coding sequence GTGACCGCCGCGTCCACCACGCCGACGGCTTCGATTTCACGGCTGCCGGCGGCGAGCCGGCCGGCACGCCCGCTCCCCGCGCGGGGCGACTCGCTGCGCGCGGTGGCGCGCGAGGTGGTGGCGTGCGCGCGCTGCCCGCGTCTGCGCCGCCACTGTGAGGCGGTGGCGGCGGTCCGCAAACGTGAGTTCTCGGCGTGCACCTACTGGGGGCGTCCGGTCCCCGGCTTCGGCGATCCCGCCTCGCGCCTGCTGATCGTGGGGCTGGCGCCCGCGGCGCACGGGGCGAATCGCACGGGCCGGATGTTCACCGGCGACCGCTCCGGCGACTGGCTGTTCCGGGCGATGCATCGCGCGGGGTTCGCCAGCCAGCCGACGTCGGTGCGGCGAGGAGACGGACTGCGCCTGATCGATGCATACCTGACCGCGCCGGTACGCTGCGCGCCGCCGTTGAACAAGCCGGCGCCCGCGGAGATCGCCCGCTGCCTTCCCTTCCTCGAACGAGAGCTCGCGCTGCTGCGGCGGGTTCGGGTGGTCGTCGCCCTGGGCCGCATCGGGTTCGACGTCTGCCGGCGCGTGTTCGCCTCGCGCGGGGTGCCGACGCGGTCGTTGCGCTTCGGGCACGGAGCCGCCTACAACCTCGGGCCGCACGGGCCGGTGCTCATCGCCTCGTATCATCCGAGCCGGCAGAACACCAACACCGGCAGGCTGACCGAACCGATGCTCGACGCGGTCTTCGAGCGGGCCCGCGCGGTCCTCGAAGCGGGGGCGTAA
- a CDS encoding enoyl-CoA hydratase-related protein — translation MAGDQVLLTLDGGVALVTLNRPEVLNALSQALMEELAATLEGCDRDAAVRCIVLWGGPRVFAAGADVREMAEATTADVIKAYRFEQWMRIRRIAKPVIAAVSGYALGGGCELAMLCDIIVASESAQFGQPEIRLGLMPGAGGTQRLTRAVGKSRAMEMVLTGRALTAPEALAAGLVSRVVPPELCLDEAKRLAAEIARQAPIAVRLAKEAVLQAYESSLEAGLVFERRCFQALFSTDDKREGVRAFLEKRRPEFQGR, via the coding sequence ATGGCCGGCGACCAAGTTCTGCTGACCCTCGACGGCGGCGTCGCCCTCGTCACGCTCAACCGGCCGGAAGTGCTCAACGCGTTGAGCCAGGCATTGATGGAAGAGCTCGCCGCGACGCTGGAAGGCTGCGACCGCGACGCGGCGGTGCGCTGCATCGTGCTCTGGGGCGGTCCCCGGGTGTTTGCGGCCGGCGCCGACGTGCGGGAAATGGCGGAGGCGACGACCGCCGACGTCATCAAAGCGTACCGGTTCGAGCAGTGGATGCGCATCCGGCGGATCGCCAAGCCCGTCATCGCCGCGGTATCGGGCTACGCGCTCGGCGGCGGCTGCGAGCTGGCGATGCTGTGCGACATCATCGTCGCCTCGGAGAGCGCCCAGTTTGGGCAGCCGGAGATCCGGCTCGGCCTGATGCCCGGCGCCGGAGGAACGCAGCGGCTCACCCGCGCGGTCGGCAAGTCGCGCGCCATGGAGATGGTGCTGACGGGACGTGCCCTGACGGCGCCGGAAGCCCTCGCGGCCGGGCTCGTTTCACGGGTGGTGCCGCCGGAGCTGTGTCTGGACGAAGCGAAGCGCCTCGCCGCGGAGATCGCGCGGCAGGCCCCGATCGCGGTCCGGCTCGCGAAAGAGGCGGTGCTGCAGGCCTACGAATCCTCGCTCGAAGCCGGCCTCGTGTTCGAGCGCCGGTGCTTCCAGGCGCTCTTCAGCACAGACGACAAGCGCGAGGGCGTCCGCGCGTTTCTCGAGAAGCGCCGGCCGGAGTTCCAGGGCCGGTGA
- a CDS encoding SPOR domain-containing protein has protein sequence MVRRGILMLFLAAGLFGGSIAAGFLLAKGAFRHVPGAAATGSPDASRSAVAPPAPAVRGGGVTAGPVTRTPPAAGTATPPPASPVPGAQTAAGASSIGGPAQSAAQPGAATPMPAPSAPSAVPTAPAPRPSQTVPVVPGRFHVQVAGFPELQNAQALALRLRARGYAVTVTDGPPYRVWVGGYLDRATAERLATYLRQSGLSPTLVPQ, from the coding sequence ATGGTACGCCGGGGCATCCTGATGCTCTTCCTGGCGGCCGGCCTCTTCGGCGGGTCGATCGCGGCCGGGTTCCTGCTCGCGAAGGGAGCCTTTCGCCACGTTCCTGGGGCGGCCGCGACCGGATCGCCGGACGCGTCGAGGTCCGCGGTCGCGCCACCCGCCCCCGCAGTCCGGGGCGGGGGAGTGACGGCCGGGCCGGTCACCCGAACCCCGCCCGCCGCCGGAACCGCGACACCCCCGCCTGCCTCGCCCGTGCCGGGCGCCCAGACGGCCGCCGGCGCGTCCAGTATCGGGGGGCCGGCCCAATCCGCGGCCCAGCCCGGGGCGGCGACCCCGATGCCCGCACCGTCTGCGCCGAGCGCGGTTCCTACGGCGCCGGCGCCGCGCCCGTCCCAAACCGTGCCTGTTGTTCCGGGACGATTCCACGTGCAGGTGGCGGGTTTCCCGGAGCTGCAGAACGCGCAAGCCCTGGCGCTGCGGCTTCGCGCCCGCGGCTACGCGGTGACGGTCACGGACGGGCCGCCGTATCGGGTGTGGGTCGGCGGCTATCTCGACCGGGCGACGGCCGAGCGCCTCGCGACGTACCTTCGACAGAGCGGGCTGTCGCCGACGCTCGTTCCGCAGTAA
- a CDS encoding lysylphosphatidylglycerol synthase transmembrane domain-containing protein, translated as MSPTESGAPIAAAAPPAPARAMTHPSARWITYALSAGGVVILVLFGATTNLQAAVRALRDVRPFLFALAVLAVPAQIVVRAVRWRYMVRRLTDTTISGRFAAVSVVCGVAAGSMTPGRSFELAKAVMLRDAYGVGLGLSVSAMLIERLLDIVALVAGLLLAAVMLPRQTVLANTALPVLIAVIVLGTALLAGAPDHVRAGAAVLLRGVPFRALRNRALAFVDLLCTSIAVSRRRHTLGALLALTALGIALDFARVIAVFGALRVALPPQVLVFTYVGAMILGMALLVPGGVGVTEVSQAGLIAVLAPHAVATAVARSGVLIDRIVSYYAVLVAGGILLMAYHRYHRVIR; from the coding sequence GTGAGTCCGACCGAGTCGGGCGCCCCCATCGCCGCCGCGGCGCCGCCGGCGCCGGCCCGCGCGATGACCCATCCGTCGGCGCGCTGGATCACCTACGCGCTCTCGGCCGGCGGCGTCGTCATCCTGGTCCTCTTCGGCGCGACGACGAATCTGCAGGCGGCCGTCCGCGCGCTGCGGGACGTCCGGCCGTTCCTCTTCGCCCTCGCGGTGCTGGCGGTGCCGGCGCAGATCGTGGTCCGGGCCGTGCGGTGGCGGTATATGGTCCGCCGCCTGACGGATACCACAATCTCGGGGCGGTTCGCCGCGGTGTCGGTCGTCTGCGGAGTCGCGGCCGGCAGCATGACGCCCGGGCGGAGCTTCGAACTGGCCAAGGCCGTCATGCTCCGCGATGCGTACGGCGTCGGGCTCGGGCTGTCCGTGTCGGCGATGCTGATCGAGCGGCTGCTCGACATCGTCGCGCTCGTCGCGGGCCTGCTGCTTGCCGCGGTCATGTTGCCGCGGCAGACGGTCCTCGCGAACACGGCGCTGCCGGTGCTGATCGCGGTGATCGTTCTCGGCACGGCGCTGCTCGCCGGGGCGCCGGATCACGTCCGGGCGGGCGCGGCCGTGCTGCTTCGCGGCGTGCCGTTTCGCGCGCTCCGCAACCGGGCGCTGGCGTTCGTCGATCTCCTCTGTACGAGCATTGCCGTCTCGCGCCGCCGGCACACCTTGGGCGCGCTGCTCGCGTTGACCGCGCTCGGCATCGCCCTCGACTTCGCGCGCGTCATCGCGGTCTTCGGGGCGCTCCGCGTTGCGCTGCCGCCCCAGGTCCTCGTCTTCACCTACGTCGGCGCCATGATTCTCGGGATGGCCCTGCTCGTCCCGGGCGGGGTGGGCGTGACGGAAGTCTCGCAGGCGGGGCTCATCGCCGTGCTCGCCCCGCACGCGGTCGCCACCGCCGTCGCCCGCAGCGGCGTCCTGATCGATCGCATCGTGTCCTACTACGCGGTGCTGGTCGCCGGCGGCATCCTGCTGATGGCGTATCACCGCTACCACCGCGTGATCCGTTGA